One Brienomyrus brachyistius isolate T26 chromosome 24, BBRACH_0.4, whole genome shotgun sequence DNA segment encodes these proteins:
- the LOC125720230 gene encoding interferon regulatory factor 1-like, whose product MPVQRMRMRPWLEKKIELQEIDGLRWVDKEKKIFCIPWKHAARHGWEMDKDASLFMQWAIHTGKYKPGVTQPDPKTWKANFRCAMNSLPDIEEVKAKSIHKGSEAVRVYKMLQSVSKKKEKKSRTKDNRRKMKVAESHIKMDDVDHKQPETETTVQEEPMQETTVDSSENQVSSSHHYGNEDNFSNWPPTVTTTVSEVDSTNVFHFQVSPLPSSGFDDDEAVLIDLAYEQEQWQQSSIDGKGFLSNEMGAADSSHSQDSLYSGAENELYYPELHSENSGAISAISDYETPSAMNFYPSQPICCPH is encoded by the exons ATGCCTGTGCAACGCATGAGAATGAGACCTTGGTTGGAGAAGAAAATTGAACTCCAGGAAATTGACGGGCTGAGATGGGTCGACAAG GAGAAGAAAATATTCTGCATTCCATGGAAGCACGCAGCTCGTCATGGCTGGGAAATGGATAAAGATGCCTCGCTCTTTATGCAGTGGGCCATTCATACAG GGAAATACAAGCCCGGTGTCACCCAACCCGACCCAAAAACGTGGAAGGCCAATTTCCGCTGTGCCATGAACTCCCTCCCGGACATTGAAGAAGTCAAAGCAAAAAGCATTCACAAGGGCTCAGAGGCCGTCAGAGTCTACAAAATGCTGCAATCTGTCAGCAAGAAAAAAG AGAAGAAATCAAGGACGAAAGATAACAGAAGAAAGATGAAG GTCGCCGAGTCACACATCAAGATGGATGATGTGGACCACAAACAGCCAGAAACAGAGACGACTGTTCAGGAGGAACCCATGCAAGAGACAACAGTGGACAGTTCAGAGAATCAAG TGAGTTCATCTCATCATTATGGCAACGAGGATAATTTCTCCAACTGGCCTCCCACGGTGACGACAACCGTATCAGAAGTTGACAGCACCAATGTGTTCCATTTCCAGGTGTCCCCTTTACCGTCCTCAG GCTTCGATGATGACGAGGCAGTTCTCATTGAT CTGGCTTATGAGCAGGAACAGTGGCAGCAAAGCAGCATAGATGGCAAAGGATTCTTGAGCAATGAGATGGGGGCAGCAGATTCCAGTCACAGTCAGGACAGCTTGTATTCTG GGGCAGAAAACGAGCTGTATTACCCTGAACTGCATTCCGAAAATTCTGGTGCTATCAGCGCTATTAGCGACTACGAGACCCCCAGCGCCATGAATTTTTACCCAAGTCAGCCAATTTGCTGCCCTCATTGA